A single region of the Oxyura jamaicensis isolate SHBP4307 breed ruddy duck chromosome 6, BPBGC_Ojam_1.0, whole genome shotgun sequence genome encodes:
- the SFTPD gene encoding pulmonary surfactant-associated protein D, producing the protein MTLLQPFNALVLWILLMKLTSSVNTDKPEQNMYSCPVIQCSAPAVNGLPGRDGRDGPKGEKGDPGEGLRGLQGFPGKAGPPGMKGDVGPRGEKGQKGEQGIVATDGLQRQVTALETKLKVLEGELNRYKNALILKNIRSIGKKMFVSTGNQDTFENGKSLCARAGSTLASPRNDAENTALKDLLRPARQAHIGISDAQTEGRFVYLSGGAVTYSKWNTGEPNNLRNEDCVVIQESGKWNDVDCSNTQALIICEFLS; encoded by the exons ATGACTCTTCTTCAGCCTTTCAATGCCCTGGTACTTTGGATTTTACTGATGAAGTTAACGAGTTCAGTTAACACAGATAAACCTGAACAGAATATGTATTCCTGCCCAGTAATTCAGTGCAGCGCTCCTGCGGTCAATGGCTTACCAGGCAGAGATGGAAGAGATGGTCCCAAAGGTGAAAAGGGAGACCCAG GAGAAGGATTGAGAGGTCTGCAGGGTTTTCCTGGAAAAGCAGGACCTCCTGGAATGAAAGGAGATGTAGGACCACGAGgagagaaaggacaaaaaggagaacaaggaa TTGTAGCAACCGATGGCCTGCAGAGACAAGTAActgctttggaaacaaaactgaaggtTTTGGAAGGTGAATTAAATAGATACAAAAATG CTTTGATTTTAAAGAACATCAGAAGCATtggtaaaaaaatgtttgtctcaACTGGAAACCAAGatacttttgaaaatggaaaatccCTTTGTGCGAGAGCTGGAAGTACTCTTGCTTCTCCTAGGAATGATGCTGAGAATACAGCTTTAAAAGACTTACTGAGACCTGCAAGGCAAGCTCATATAGGGATATCTGATGCACAGACTGAGGGCAGGTTTGTGTACCTGAGCGGAGGGGCTGTAACATACTCAAAATGGAATACTGGAGAACCAAATAATCTAAGAAATGAAGACTGTGTGGTAATACAAGAATCTGGAAAATGGAATGATGTGGACTGTTCAAATACACAGGCCTTAATTATCTGTGAATTCTTGAGCTGA